A portion of the Pseudomonas sp. PSE14 genome contains these proteins:
- a CDS encoding glycosyltransferase, which yields MPARKFGLNLVVFVALAALFTGFWALYNRPVSVPDWPESISGFSFSPFRLNQNPQKNQFPSDDEIRSDLELVSKQTDNIRTYSVKGSLADIPRLAEEVGMRVSLGIWIGPDEAENEAEIERGIEIANNSRSVVRVIVGNEALFRREVTVEQLTGYLDRVRKAVKVPVTTAEQWHIYEKYPEMAKHVDLIAAHVLPYWEFTPMDNSVQFVLDRARELRAKFPRKPLLLAEVGWPSNGRMRGGADATQADQAIYLRRLTNALNKKGYNYFVVEAFDQPWKVGDEGSVGAYWGVYNAQRQPKFNFDGPVVNIPQWRALAVASVVMALLALTLLMIDGSALRQRGRTFLTVVAFAGGSVLVWIAYDYSQQYSTWFSMTVGGLLGIGALGVFIVLLTEAHELAETVWVRKRRRPFDPVLTDTSYRPKVSVHVPCYNEPPEMLKKTLDALAKLDYPDYEVLIIDNNTKDPAVWEPVRDYCEVLGPRFRFFHVAPLAGFKGGALNYILPHTAPDAEVVAVIDADYCVEPNWLKQMVPHFSDPKIAVVQSPQDYRDGEENVFKKLCYAEYKGFFHIGMVTRNDRDAIIQHGTMTMIRRSVMDELKWADWTICEDAELGLRVFEKGYSAAYSHQSFGKGLMPDTFIDYKKQRFRWAYGAIQIMKGHARALFQGKDSKLTLGQRYHFIAGWLPWIADGMNIFFTVGALLWSSAMIIVPKRVDPPLLIFAIPPLALFFFKFGKIMFLYRRAVGVNLLRSFQAAVAGLALSHTIAKAVLYGAFTKTIPFFRTPKMASNHGILVALAEAREEVFIMLLLWGAALGIVLVQGVPSRDMMFWVAMLLVQSLPYLAALVMALLSSAPGPQEAPAADAAQAS from the coding sequence ATGCCTGCACGCAAGTTCGGCCTCAACCTGGTGGTCTTCGTCGCCCTCGCGGCGCTCTTCACCGGCTTCTGGGCCCTGTACAACCGTCCCGTCAGCGTTCCCGACTGGCCGGAGAGCATTTCCGGATTCTCCTTCTCGCCCTTCCGCCTGAACCAGAATCCGCAGAAGAACCAGTTCCCCAGCGACGACGAGATCCGTTCTGACCTGGAACTGGTATCGAAGCAGACCGACAACATCCGCACCTACTCGGTGAAGGGCTCGCTGGCCGACATCCCGCGCCTGGCCGAGGAGGTCGGCATGCGCGTCAGCCTGGGGATCTGGATCGGCCCGGACGAAGCCGAGAACGAGGCCGAGATCGAACGCGGCATCGAGATCGCCAACAACTCGCGCAGTGTGGTGCGGGTGATCGTCGGCAACGAAGCGCTGTTCCGCCGCGAGGTCACGGTCGAGCAACTGACCGGCTACCTGGACCGCGTGCGCAAGGCGGTGAAGGTGCCCGTCACCACCGCCGAGCAGTGGCACATCTACGAGAAGTACCCGGAGATGGCCAAGCACGTCGACCTGATCGCCGCCCACGTGCTGCCCTACTGGGAATTCACCCCGATGGACAACTCGGTGCAGTTCGTCCTCGACCGCGCCCGCGAACTGCGCGCCAAGTTCCCGCGCAAGCCGCTGCTGCTGGCCGAAGTCGGCTGGCCGAGCAACGGCCGCATGCGCGGCGGCGCCGACGCCACCCAGGCGGACCAGGCCATCTACCTGCGCCGGCTGACCAACGCGCTGAACAAGAAGGGCTACAACTACTTCGTCGTCGAAGCCTTCGACCAGCCGTGGAAGGTCGGTGACGAAGGCTCGGTAGGCGCCTACTGGGGCGTCTACAACGCCCAGCGCCAGCCGAAGTTCAACTTCGACGGGCCGGTAGTGAACATCCCGCAGTGGCGCGCCCTGGCGGTGGCCTCGGTGGTGATGGCGCTGCTCGCCCTGACCCTGCTGATGATCGACGGCAGCGCCCTGCGCCAGCGCGGCCGCACCTTCCTCACCGTGGTCGCCTTCGCCGGCGGCTCGGTGCTGGTGTGGATCGCGTACGACTACAGCCAGCAATACAGCACCTGGTTCAGCATGACCGTTGGTGGCCTGCTGGGTATCGGCGCGCTGGGCGTGTTCATCGTGCTGCTCACCGAGGCCCATGAACTGGCCGAGACCGTCTGGGTGCGCAAGCGCCGCCGGCCGTTCGACCCGGTGCTGACCGACACCAGCTATCGCCCCAAGGTGTCGGTACATGTGCCCTGCTACAACGAACCGCCGGAGATGCTGAAGAAGACCCTGGATGCCCTGGCCAAGCTCGATTACCCGGACTACGAAGTCCTGATCATCGACAACAACACCAAGGACCCGGCCGTCTGGGAGCCCGTGCGCGACTACTGCGAAGTGCTCGGCCCGCGCTTCCGCTTCTTCCATGTTGCGCCGCTGGCCGGCTTCAAGGGCGGCGCGCTGAACTACATCCTGCCGCACACCGCGCCGGACGCCGAAGTGGTCGCGGTGATCGATGCCGACTACTGCGTCGAACCAAACTGGCTCAAGCAGATGGTGCCGCACTTCAGTGATCCCAAGATCGCCGTGGTGCAATCGCCGCAGGACTACCGCGACGGCGAGGAGAACGTCTTCAAGAAGCTCTGCTACGCCGAGTACAAGGGCTTCTTCCACATCGGCATGGTCACCCGCAACGACCGCGACGCGATCATCCAGCACGGCACCATGACCATGATCCGCCGCAGCGTGATGGACGAGTTGAAGTGGGCCGACTGGACCATCTGCGAGGACGCCGAGCTGGGCCTGCGAGTGTTCGAGAAAGGCTATTCGGCCGCCTATTCGCACCAGAGCTTCGGCAAAGGCCTGATGCCGGACACCTTCATCGACTACAAGAAGCAGCGCTTCCGCTGGGCCTACGGCGCCATCCAGATCATGAAGGGCCACGCCCGCGCCCTGTTCCAGGGCAAGGACAGCAAGCTCACCCTCGGCCAGCGCTACCACTTCATCGCCGGTTGGCTGCCGTGGATCGCCGATGGCATGAACATCTTCTTCACCGTCGGTGCGCTGCTCTGGTCCTCGGCGATGATCATCGTACCCAAGCGGGTCGACCCGCCGCTGCTGATCTTCGCCATCCCGCCGCTGGCGCTGTTCTTCTTCAAGTTCGGCAAGATCATGTTCCTCTACCGCCGCGCCGTGGGCGTGAACCTGCTGCGTTCGTTCCAGGCGGCCGTGGCGGGCCTGGCGCTATCGCACACCATCGCCAAGGCGGTGCTCTACGGGGCGTTCACCAAGACCATCCCGTTCTTCCGCACGCCGAAGATGGCCTCCAACCACGGCATCCTCGTGGCACTCGCCGAGGCGCGTGAGGAGGTGTTCATCATGCTGCTGCTGTGGGGCGCCGCGCTGGGTATCGTGCTGGTGCAGGGCGTGCCGAGCCGGGACATGATGTTCTGGGTGGCCATGCTGCTGGTGCAGTCCCTGCCCTACCTGGCAGCCCTGGTGATGGCGCTGCTGTCCTCGGCGCCGGGTCCGCAGGAGGCGCCGGCAGCGGATGCCGCACAGGCGAGCTGA